A genomic region of Scomber japonicus isolate fScoJap1 chromosome 5, fScoJap1.pri, whole genome shotgun sequence contains the following coding sequences:
- the LOC128358834 gene encoding metallothionein translates to MDPCECNKTGTCSCAGSCTCTNCSCTTCKKSCCSCCPSDCSKCASGCVCKGKTCDTSCCQ, encoded by the exons ATGGACCCTTGTGAATGCAACAAGA CTGGAACCTGCAGCTGTGCTGGATCCTGCACCTGCACAAACTGCTCCTGCACCACCTGCAAGAAGA GCTGCTGCTCATGCTGCCCATCTGACTGCAGCAAGTGTGCCTCTGGCTGTGTGTGCAAAGGGAAGACCTGTGATAccagctgctgtcagtga